In Pajaroellobacter abortibovis, the following are encoded in one genomic region:
- the uvrA gene encoding excinuclease ABC subunit UvrA yields the protein MHSIRLQGAHTHNLQHLNLELHPGEWIALTGPSGSGKSSLALDTLYAEGQRRYVESFSPYARQFLERPARPPMDKLDPVAAAVAVDRRALIKSSRSTLATLTDLEPYLAALFACEAIPTCPDCKIAAHVAQAANTAERLLHSHKGKPVLISYPVSIETPEHFLTLRERFLQEGYHRIFLGESIRDIDTVCPSEVIPYGNIEVIIDRLVLCYEEQSRLQEAIATAWDLTEREIYFRTTPSPSIQTFSEPPLILTHGLICPSCNRVFKPAQPSFFSYNSPLGACTKCRGFGYMLDIDWDKVIPDPRKSLVQGAIRPWTGPSAKGERAALKEFALRQTIPLDTPWERLSPEHRTLLLEGEPKEERKERKKDWFPGVRRWFQWLESRTYKMHVRVFLSRYRKQFPCPTCQGQRLNPTALAYRIAGLNIAEWHALTVTQAKDRAATFAPSQPQGEHALRGLQNRLKYLHQVGLGYLTLNRQAKTLSGGEAQRASLTTALGTALTGTLFVLDEPTIGLHPTDVPPLTQALRELAQRGNIVLTVEHEENLIRHSSRVIELGPAAGTQGGRLLFDGPPDALANHLETATGRAWSRPRSFRVPRPTHQWLTLKKVQGHNLQGIDVSIPLGNVCAICGPSGSGKSTLAVETLYSAIARELGDTSILKPSTYDSIEGLQSIARVVLVDQSPLGRTTRGNAATYTKAWDFFRKHFAAEPASVRAGLTPSHFSFNVAHGRCENCKGEGYERVEMQFLADVSFLCPVCQGKRFKEEILEIRYREKTIDDVLRMTIDEALAHFDPPHAHDPALHRTLTPIHQVGLGYLQLGQPLSSLSGGEAQRLKLARALTEKPHGVMFIIDEPSAGLHSEDIRPVLEAIHILVEEGGHVVLIEHDLDILANADWLIELGPGAGPDGGHIVVSGPPSRIAKQSTKTGQALQAWCHSKQFSPSAALSPIHKETPVLSIVRAREHNLKEVSCDIPHGQLCVITGPSGSGKSSLAFHVIFAEGQRRFMETLTPYARQFLPTLPRANVDEVSGIPPCIALEQRLHGAGAHSTVATVTELAHYLRLLFAKVGERHCPQCDAKIASSSADELFYQLHSRRDTHRKTLYAPAVTGRKGIYLDLFTNAARTGIKTARVDGVIIGIDPPPSLKRSQVHDIDLIVFYGTLQQLDRKTLDQALAWGNGMVRLADGEPRTISKEREEILSTTRACTQCGTGVPELDPRWFSFNTVQGQCEICQGTGSTSEKDILLTSPRKRCSACGGSRLSPVARRVRLGQETYAEFTSRPAESALQQAKTWKFLGQEAEIATAPWNELIRRLSFVVDIGLGYLALDRPASTLSGGEMQRLRLSAQLGSGLTGTLYILDEPTIGLHPKDTSRLLNNLRKLVDTGSTVIVVEHDAETIRAADYVLDLGPNGGRNGGRIMASGPSEDVLSHPDSPTGQALKVHISIRDPHPEPPSQWIELTKARANNLRAVDFRIPVQRMTVVCGVSGSGKSTLVNHVFYPALRRSLGLVAQEPGPFHTLKGSEAIRRTLAVDQSPIGRSPRSTPATFLGVWDHIRTLFASLPTSKVRGYTAARFSFNTAKGGQCPTCQGQGTLVTEMTFLPPVLSPCEACRGDRFESATLDIRYAGKHLGEVLRLSAAEAAELFSAHTKIVKPLQTLCDLGIGYLQLGQGSHTLSGGEAQRLKLAAELTAGIAHEPTLYVLDEPTTGLHIQDVHQLITVFDRLVQRGDTLVIIEHHPDLITRADWVIELGPEAGKDGGTIVFQGKSAQLYAQPTATGQWLAHHMPPFPHP from the coding sequence ATGCATTCGATCCGCCTTCAAGGAGCTCACACCCATAACCTCCAGCATCTTAACCTCGAACTCCACCCAGGAGAATGGATCGCTTTAACAGGACCGAGCGGATCGGGAAAATCGTCATTGGCTCTGGATACATTGTATGCGGAGGGGCAACGCCGCTATGTAGAGAGCTTCAGCCCTTATGCTCGGCAATTTTTGGAAAGGCCTGCACGCCCCCCTATGGATAAGCTTGATCCCGTTGCTGCCGCCGTTGCTGTCGATCGACGGGCTCTGATTAAATCGAGTCGATCCACGTTAGCCACCTTGACAGATCTCGAGCCTTACCTAGCAGCCCTTTTCGCCTGTGAAGCCATCCCAACCTGCCCCGACTGCAAAATTGCTGCGCATGTCGCGCAAGCAGCCAACACCGCAGAACGGTTGCTCCACAGCCACAAGGGGAAACCTGTTCTCATCAGCTATCCGGTTTCGATTGAGACCCCAGAGCACTTTCTCACTTTACGCGAACGCTTCCTTCAGGAAGGGTACCACCGGATCTTTTTAGGGGAAAGCATCCGCGACATAGACACCGTCTGTCCGAGCGAGGTGATTCCTTACGGGAACATAGAAGTGATCATCGACCGGTTAGTCCTCTGCTACGAAGAGCAATCGCGCTTGCAAGAAGCCATTGCAACCGCTTGGGACCTAACAGAACGGGAGATTTATTTTCGAACGACTCCATCCCCTTCTATTCAAACGTTTTCAGAGCCCCCTCTAATTCTCACACACGGTTTGATCTGCCCTAGTTGCAACCGCGTATTCAAACCCGCTCAACCTTCCTTTTTTTCGTACAATTCACCGCTTGGAGCCTGCACCAAATGTCGGGGATTCGGGTATATGCTTGACATAGACTGGGACAAAGTGATCCCAGACCCGCGCAAAAGTTTGGTCCAAGGAGCAATCCGTCCCTGGACGGGACCCAGCGCAAAAGGAGAACGAGCAGCGCTTAAAGAATTTGCGCTGAGGCAAACAATTCCTTTGGATACCCCTTGGGAAAGGCTCAGTCCAGAACACCGAACGCTACTCCTCGAAGGGGAACCCAAAGAAGAGCGAAAAGAGAGGAAAAAGGATTGGTTTCCAGGGGTTCGACGCTGGTTCCAATGGCTTGAATCGCGAACTTATAAGATGCACGTTCGCGTTTTTCTTTCCCGTTATCGAAAACAATTCCCCTGCCCTACCTGTCAAGGGCAGCGGCTCAATCCGACTGCGCTTGCCTATCGAATTGCTGGCCTCAACATCGCCGAGTGGCATGCGCTCACTGTCACCCAGGCTAAAGATCGAGCAGCAACATTTGCCCCTTCTCAGCCGCAAGGGGAGCATGCACTCAGAGGGTTACAGAATCGACTCAAATACCTGCATCAAGTAGGACTTGGCTATCTAACCCTCAATCGACAAGCTAAAACGTTGAGTGGAGGAGAAGCACAGCGAGCCAGCCTTACCACAGCACTGGGTACAGCGCTGACTGGAACCCTTTTCGTTTTAGACGAGCCGACGATTGGCCTTCATCCAACGGACGTCCCCCCCCTCACCCAGGCTCTTCGAGAGTTAGCACAGAGGGGGAACATTGTATTGACCGTCGAACATGAAGAGAACCTGATACGCCATTCCAGCAGAGTGATCGAGCTGGGACCTGCCGCAGGTACTCAAGGAGGTAGACTTTTGTTCGATGGCCCCCCTGATGCCCTGGCAAACCATCTCGAAACAGCAACAGGGCGAGCCTGGAGCAGACCCCGTTCCTTCCGGGTCCCACGCCCCACCCATCAATGGCTCACACTGAAGAAAGTACAGGGACACAATCTTCAAGGGATAGATGTTTCGATCCCTCTTGGCAACGTTTGCGCCATCTGTGGACCAAGCGGGTCAGGGAAATCGACCCTTGCTGTAGAAACCCTCTATTCAGCGATCGCACGAGAACTCGGAGACACATCCATCCTCAAACCGAGCACTTATGACAGCATAGAAGGATTGCAATCAATCGCACGGGTTGTATTGGTCGATCAATCTCCCCTGGGCAGAACGACCCGAGGGAACGCTGCCACCTACACCAAAGCTTGGGATTTTTTCCGCAAGCATTTCGCCGCAGAACCCGCTTCCGTCCGAGCAGGATTGACCCCAAGCCATTTTTCATTCAATGTGGCTCACGGGCGATGCGAAAACTGTAAAGGAGAAGGCTATGAGCGCGTCGAAATGCAATTTCTCGCGGACGTATCCTTTCTCTGTCCAGTATGCCAAGGGAAACGATTTAAAGAAGAGATCCTAGAAATTCGTTACCGGGAGAAGACGATCGACGATGTCCTCCGGATGACTATTGACGAAGCGCTCGCTCATTTCGATCCTCCTCATGCTCATGACCCCGCCCTGCACCGGACGCTGACTCCTATCCACCAAGTCGGACTGGGATATCTCCAGCTCGGCCAGCCACTCTCCTCTCTTTCAGGTGGAGAAGCACAGCGCCTTAAATTGGCGCGAGCCTTGACCGAAAAACCCCACGGGGTGATGTTCATCATCGACGAGCCAAGTGCGGGCTTGCACTCCGAAGACATACGCCCCGTCCTCGAAGCCATCCACATCCTTGTAGAAGAAGGAGGACACGTTGTTCTCATAGAACATGACCTAGATATACTCGCAAATGCTGACTGGTTGATTGAACTGGGCCCTGGGGCTGGTCCAGACGGGGGCCACATCGTCGTTTCGGGCCCTCCAAGTCGGATCGCAAAACAGAGCACCAAAACAGGCCAAGCCCTCCAAGCTTGGTGTCACTCCAAGCAATTCTCCCCTTCCGCCGCACTTTCACCAATACACAAAGAGACACCTGTGCTTTCGATCGTGCGCGCACGCGAGCACAATTTAAAAGAAGTTTCATGTGACATTCCACATGGTCAACTCTGCGTGATCACTGGACCAAGCGGCTCAGGTAAGTCCTCATTGGCTTTTCATGTCATTTTTGCAGAAGGACAACGGCGGTTTATGGAAACCTTGACCCCCTATGCCCGCCAATTTCTCCCCACTTTACCGAGAGCCAATGTGGATGAAGTGAGCGGAATCCCCCCTTGTATTGCACTTGAGCAGAGGCTCCACGGAGCTGGCGCTCATTCCACGGTAGCCACAGTCACTGAGCTTGCCCATTATCTCCGTCTTCTTTTTGCAAAAGTAGGGGAGAGACACTGCCCCCAGTGTGACGCAAAAATTGCCTCTTCGTCGGCAGATGAGCTCTTTTATCAGCTGCACAGCCGACGCGATACCCATCGCAAAACCCTCTATGCTCCTGCGGTGACGGGGAGAAAAGGGATTTATCTTGATCTGTTCACCAATGCCGCACGGACAGGGATCAAAACAGCACGGGTGGATGGAGTGATCATCGGGATCGATCCGCCCCCTTCTTTAAAGCGCTCTCAAGTCCACGATATCGACCTGATCGTATTCTATGGAACACTGCAGCAACTCGATCGCAAAACTTTGGATCAAGCGCTGGCTTGGGGGAATGGGATGGTCCGGCTGGCCGATGGAGAACCCCGCACGATTTCCAAGGAGCGAGAAGAAATCCTGTCAACCACCCGCGCGTGTACACAATGTGGCACAGGCGTTCCTGAACTGGATCCCAGATGGTTTTCATTCAATACAGTGCAAGGGCAGTGCGAAATTTGCCAGGGGACCGGCTCAACGAGCGAGAAGGACATCCTCTTGACATCTCCTCGCAAGCGATGCTCAGCCTGTGGGGGGAGTAGGCTAAGCCCCGTTGCGAGACGTGTTCGGTTAGGGCAGGAGACCTACGCGGAGTTCACTTCACGCCCTGCAGAAAGCGCCCTCCAACAAGCGAAAACATGGAAGTTTCTAGGCCAGGAGGCCGAGATTGCAACTGCACCTTGGAATGAGCTGATCCGCCGTCTTTCCTTTGTGGTCGATATCGGACTCGGCTATCTCGCATTGGATCGACCCGCATCCACCTTATCCGGTGGAGAGATGCAACGCCTGCGACTGAGCGCTCAACTGGGGAGCGGTCTAACAGGAACTCTTTATATTTTAGACGAACCCACCATCGGCCTCCATCCCAAAGACACTTCTCGTTTGCTCAACAATTTACGCAAACTCGTAGATACAGGCTCAACAGTCATCGTCGTTGAACACGACGCTGAGACCATCCGGGCAGCAGATTATGTACTCGATCTAGGACCAAATGGAGGACGCAACGGGGGACGCATCATGGCGTCAGGACCGTCAGAGGACGTTCTCTCGCACCCGGATTCCCCTACCGGACAAGCTCTTAAAGTCCACATTTCAATTCGCGATCCCCACCCAGAACCACCAAGTCAATGGATTGAGCTCACAAAAGCACGTGCAAACAACCTACGAGCAGTCGACTTCCGAATTCCTGTCCAGAGGATGACCGTCGTATGCGGAGTCAGCGGTTCAGGGAAAAGCACCCTTGTCAACCATGTGTTCTATCCCGCTTTACGACGCTCGTTAGGCCTGGTCGCACAAGAACCAGGCCCTTTTCACACCCTCAAAGGTTCAGAAGCGATCCGCCGCACCCTTGCCGTTGATCAATCACCAATCGGCCGTTCCCCCCGCTCAACTCCAGCTACTTTTTTAGGAGTATGGGATCATATCCGAACACTCTTCGCATCCCTACCCACATCCAAAGTGCGAGGCTATACAGCTGCCCGCTTCTCTTTCAATACTGCTAAAGGAGGTCAGTGCCCCACCTGTCAAGGACAGGGTACATTGGTCACAGAAATGACTTTCTTACCACCCGTTCTCTCGCCCTGTGAGGCGTGCCGAGGCGATCGCTTTGAATCTGCCACTTTGGACATTCGCTACGCTGGCAAACACCTCGGAGAGGTGCTCCGCCTTTCTGCTGCTGAAGCAGCCGAACTCTTCTCTGCCCACACCAAGATCGTCAAG
- the mrtC gene encoding myxosortase MrtC yields the protein MKHYLVRNPILMEVVMTVSAVTALSALMIHWLPASHATLAVAILFLAATWWHVWRKEDEVVRQAGLQVGGMALSAPLEMWSLGAALFRSIVWALGWMLVIAGPFMIGWRVWWRVENTFVFSAPPLECAELLASQLILVAFPEEAFYRGYVQSRLEQVWSPCWSVGCAKVGPSIWVTSVMFAVAHVVAIPFPERLAVFFPSLLFGWLRARLGGIGAAVWLHAACNCYSDMLGRGYGLY from the coding sequence ATGAAGCACTATCTCGTACGAAATCCTATTCTTATGGAAGTCGTGATGACCGTGAGCGCTGTCACCGCGCTATCCGCTTTGATGATCCATTGGCTCCCCGCTTCGCACGCCACCCTGGCGGTAGCTATTCTTTTCCTCGCAGCGACTTGGTGGCATGTGTGGCGGAAGGAAGATGAGGTGGTGCGTCAAGCAGGGCTTCAGGTGGGGGGGATGGCTCTTTCTGCTCCGCTCGAGATGTGGAGTTTAGGGGCTGCTTTGTTCCGTTCGATTGTCTGGGCGCTTGGTTGGATGCTTGTGATCGCTGGTCCTTTTATGATCGGTTGGCGCGTTTGGTGGCGTGTGGAGAATACCTTTGTGTTCTCAGCCCCCCCCTTGGAATGTGCTGAACTGTTAGCGAGCCAATTGATTCTTGTCGCCTTTCCAGAAGAGGCTTTTTATCGGGGATACGTTCAATCGCGGCTCGAACAGGTATGGTCCCCTTGCTGGTCTGTCGGATGCGCAAAAGTGGGGCCATCTATTTGGGTGACGAGTGTGATGTTTGCGGTTGCTCATGTGGTCGCCATCCCTTTCCCTGAACGTTTGGCTGTTTTTTTTCCCTCTCTCCTTTTCGGTTGGTTGCGTGCACGCCTTGGAGGGATCGGAGCTGCTGTCTGGCTTCATGCAGCCTGTAATTGTTATTCTGATATGCTTGGTCGTGGATACGGATTATACTGA
- a CDS encoding HAD family hydrolase, with product MNRRAALFDMDRTLLRKHTMTLYVRSQFQEGRASWRDVVQSFYWIARYTFGVLDMEQVAQKAASSLRGVRESVFARYCEDWFDRVVKLHISEEGKKAVARHQEQGDLLAIVTSSHPYWVRPLAHFLRIPYVVTSELEVDQDGCFTGRFLEPLCFGMGKVTKSLHLAKRLNFSLSESTFYSDSLTDLPLLEQVKFPVVVNPDPRLRCLAVARGWISQKW from the coding sequence GTGAATCGTCGGGCTGCTCTATTTGACATGGATCGTACGCTCCTGCGCAAGCACACGATGACCCTCTACGTCCGTTCTCAGTTTCAAGAAGGGCGAGCAAGTTGGAGAGACGTAGTGCAGAGCTTTTATTGGATCGCCCGTTATACCTTTGGCGTTTTGGATATGGAGCAGGTCGCTCAGAAAGCGGCCAGTTCCCTTCGGGGGGTTCGGGAGAGCGTGTTTGCTCGATATTGCGAGGATTGGTTCGACCGCGTTGTGAAGCTTCATATTTCTGAAGAAGGAAAAAAAGCAGTTGCCCGTCATCAAGAGCAGGGGGATCTATTGGCTATTGTAACGAGTTCCCACCCCTATTGGGTTCGACCGCTCGCGCACTTTTTGAGGATCCCTTATGTAGTGACGAGCGAGCTTGAAGTCGATCAAGATGGCTGTTTCACCGGCCGTTTTCTTGAACCGCTCTGTTTCGGGATGGGAAAGGTGACCAAGAGCCTCCATCTCGCAAAACGGTTGAATTTTTCCCTTTCTGAGTCGACATTCTACAGTGATTCTCTTACGGATCTCCCCCTGTTGGAACAGGTTAAGTTTCCGGTTGTTGTGAATCCCGATCCGAGGTTGAGATGTCTAGCTGTAGCGCGAGGCTGGATCTCTCAAAAATGGTGA
- the nadC gene encoding carboxylating nicotinate-nucleotide diphosphorylase: MVKSKKGAIGFMVLSPPESLYRDLLELALREDMQGGDITTMACVPADVIAVGSICTRQQAVVCGGFLVRSICRRIDPEFEVKSYQEEGVKASAGSILWSLRGRACSLLMAERVLLNFVQRLMGIATLTRTYVDALPSGSPTRIADTRKTTPGFRLLERYAVRVGGGYNHRDNLTAGVLIKDNHIAACGGIRQAVERAKRGAPHLCHIACELDRLDQIEEALGAGADVLLLDNMDSVQIAEGIRMVQKRACVEVSGGVTLESVSELARIGVDVISVGALTHSAPAIDVGLDFDFS; the protein is encoded by the coding sequence ATGGTGAAATCAAAAAAAGGAGCAATTGGTTTTATGGTTTTATCTCCCCCTGAATCTCTCTATCGAGATCTACTTGAATTAGCTCTTCGCGAAGATATGCAAGGGGGGGATATCACCACTATGGCTTGTGTCCCAGCCGATGTCATTGCGGTTGGATCAATCTGTACCAGGCAGCAGGCGGTGGTGTGCGGCGGTTTTTTGGTCAGGTCTATCTGTCGGCGAATCGATCCTGAATTTGAGGTGAAATCCTATCAAGAAGAGGGGGTGAAGGCCTCTGCTGGATCCATTCTGTGGTCCCTTCGCGGGCGTGCCTGTTCTTTGTTGATGGCCGAACGGGTCTTACTCAATTTCGTGCAGCGGCTGATGGGGATTGCAACTCTAACCCGCACGTATGTCGATGCCTTGCCCTCTGGATCTCCCACTCGGATCGCGGATACCCGAAAGACCACGCCTGGTTTCCGTCTGCTCGAGCGATATGCAGTACGGGTAGGAGGGGGATATAATCATCGGGATAATCTCACTGCAGGCGTGCTGATCAAAGACAATCACATTGCTGCTTGTGGAGGGATTCGTCAAGCTGTTGAACGCGCAAAGCGAGGGGCCCCTCATCTTTGTCACATCGCATGCGAACTTGATCGGCTCGATCAAATTGAGGAGGCTTTGGGAGCAGGAGCGGATGTACTACTGTTGGATAACATGGATTCCGTTCAGATCGCGGAGGGGATTCGGATGGTTCAGAAACGCGCTTGTGTGGAAGTTTCGGGGGGGGTGACTCTGGAAAGTGTTTCGGAATTGGCTCGCATAGGGGTCGATGTGATTTCGGTGGGGGCATTGACTCACTCCGCACCTGCTATCGATGTGGGGCTCGATTTTGATTTCTCTTAG
- a CDS encoding biotin--[acetyl-CoA-carboxylase] ligase produces the protein MISLRRLPEAVEREWQQAQQEIARRGLSLGSPLFWLHETTSTNDKGKAGAKAGVSHGAVWVAEFQRQGRGRQGRQWFCPLGEGLTFSVLLRVLAPISNLPLLALATGLVVHHALELRIIPARLQIKWPNDIWLEGKKVAGVLVESSPASSEGERAVIIGIGINVSVRSFPEEFADRVTSLVSFAAHPISRSRLLVDILAGMEEDVLPVVHEGLGYHLLERLKQVDALKGRYVSSKYGEGEVMGIDDEGCLQVLLRNGNRIRFKAGEVHLSEVGTKGS, from the coding sequence TTGATTTCTCTTAGACGATTACCCGAAGCTGTAGAACGGGAGTGGCAGCAGGCTCAACAGGAGATCGCAAGGAGAGGGCTCTCTTTGGGCTCCCCGCTTTTTTGGCTTCACGAAACGACCTCTACCAATGATAAAGGGAAAGCGGGGGCCAAGGCTGGAGTCTCACACGGAGCCGTTTGGGTGGCTGAATTTCAGCGCCAAGGGCGTGGACGACAGGGGCGCCAATGGTTTTGTCCTCTGGGGGAGGGGCTTACATTTTCCGTCTTGCTGCGTGTCCTGGCCCCTATCTCGAACCTCCCTCTTTTAGCATTGGCTACAGGCCTTGTGGTGCACCACGCTCTTGAGCTGAGAATCATCCCCGCGCGCTTGCAAATTAAATGGCCCAATGACATCTGGCTGGAAGGGAAGAAAGTAGCTGGGGTGCTTGTGGAGTCTTCTCCTGCTTCTTCAGAGGGGGAGCGCGCTGTAATCATCGGAATAGGGATCAACGTCTCTGTTCGTTCTTTTCCGGAAGAATTCGCCGATCGGGTGACCTCACTAGTCTCTTTTGCCGCTCATCCCATTTCTCGCTCGCGGCTGCTCGTTGACATTCTCGCTGGAATGGAAGAAGATGTACTCCCTGTAGTTCATGAAGGCCTAGGCTATCATCTTCTTGAACGATTAAAACAAGTAGATGCTTTAAAAGGCCGTTATGTCTCGAGTAAATATGGGGAGGGGGAGGTGATGGGGATAGATGACGAGGGGTGCCTCCAAGTCCTTCTTCGGAATGGAAATCGTATCCGCTTTAAGGCAGGGGAAGTGCACCTTAGTGAGGTAGGGACGAAAGGGAGTTGA
- a CDS encoding cytochrome c3 family protein has protein sequence MQIFSRSINRLPFVGMLVLVLGGLSIIWVIWYYCSPKHTQVGYAPKQPIPYSHRLHAGELGIDCLYCHANAEKSAVAMIPPTQTCMNCHAAIKTDSHKLALVRESWETGKPIEWIRVHRLPEHAYFDHSVHVTAGVGCSDCHGRIDQMEVVRQDQPLSMGWCLDCHRDPGPHLRPRDQITVMDWHHNPSTPTPPVRPVSPPQQCSGCHR, from the coding sequence ATGCAAATCTTTTCTCGGTCTATCAATCGCCTCCCCTTTGTTGGGATGCTTGTTCTTGTTCTGGGAGGGCTCAGTATCATCTGGGTGATTTGGTACTATTGTTCACCAAAGCACACGCAGGTGGGATATGCCCCTAAGCAGCCTATCCCTTATAGCCATCGTCTGCATGCAGGCGAACTCGGGATCGACTGTTTGTATTGTCATGCAAATGCGGAAAAGTCGGCTGTGGCGATGATCCCTCCGACGCAGACTTGCATGAATTGTCATGCCGCAATCAAGACGGATTCTCACAAACTGGCGCTTGTGCGTGAGAGTTGGGAGACTGGGAAACCGATTGAATGGATTCGTGTGCATCGGCTCCCCGAGCATGCCTATTTTGATCATAGCGTTCACGTGACAGCGGGTGTGGGTTGCTCTGATTGTCACGGTCGGATCGATCAGATGGAAGTAGTGCGCCAAGATCAGCCTCTCAGCATGGGTTGGTGTCTCGATTGTCATAGGGATCCTGGTCCTCACCTGCGCCCTCGCGATCAGATCACTGTGATGGATTGGCATCATAATCCGTCGACTCCTACACCTCCCGTTCGTCCTGTCTCTCCTCCTCAGCAATGTTCCGGGTGTCATCGATGA